In Cryptomeria japonica chromosome 10, Sugi_1.0, whole genome shotgun sequence, a genomic segment contains:
- the LOC131034853 gene encoding purine permease 3-like, which produces MEWTVVVLNCLALCIGTTAGLMSLRFYFVHGGSSRWFCSWLETAGWPILILPLLIIYKRQPDVQHVTLYQCLASCVIGIMTGVNNYMDAWGVSYLPLSTYSLLNATELAFNAVFAFLLVSQKFTFYSINAVLLLTLGAVLLAFQTKSDKPEEVTHTKYILGFILTLGAAVIYGSILPIIELVYKRSKCRVTYTLVMEMQLIMSFTATVICTIGMVVNKDFENVESEVRASDIGEVKFYIGLVWIAISWQIFLIGVFGVIFLTSSLLSGILKTVFIPVTQVLAVIIYHENFSGEKGLALAMALWGFASYFYGEYLKSKQPANVTEIIGHD; this is translated from the coding sequence ATGGAGTGGACGGTGGTGGTGTTGAACTGCTTGGCCTTATGTATTGGCACCACTGCAGGGCTAATGTCACTCAGGTTTTACTTTGTCCATGGAGGGTCTAgcaggtggttttgttcctggctAGAAACTGCAGGGTGGCCCATTCTCATTCTGCCTCTCTTAATTATATACAAAAGGCAGCCAGATGTTCAACATGTTACGCTCTACCAATGTCTGGCTTCCTGTGTAATTGGGATCATGACAGGGGTGAATAATTACATGGATGCATGGGGAGTCTCTTATCTGCCTCTCTCTACATACTCCTTGTTGAATGCCACTGAGCTGGCCTTCAATGCAGTCTTTGCATTTCTCTTGGTCAGTCAGAAATTCACCTTTTATTCAATCAATGCTGTACTTTTGCTCACCTTAGGCGCTGTCTTGCTTGCCTTCCAAACCAAGAGTGACAAACCCGAAGAGGTCACACACACAAAGTACATATTGGGTTTTATTTTGACACTTGGTGCAGCTGTGATCTATGGATCAATCCTTCCCATCATCGAACTTGTCTATAAGAGAAGCAAGTGCAGAGTAACATATACTCTGGTTATGGAGATGCAGCTCATAATGTCATTTACTGCAACTGTGATATGCACAATTGGCATGGTAGTGAACAAGGACTTCGAGAACGTTGAAAGTGAGGTGAGGGCATCTGATATTGGGGAAGTTAAGTTCTACATTGGTTTAGTATGGATTGCAATCTCGTGGCAGATCTTCTTGATTGGGGTGTTTGGGGTCATCTTTCTAACGTCTTCTCTGTTGAGTGGTATCCTAAAAACTGTGTTTATTCCAGTGACACAAGTGTTGGCAGTTATTATATACCATGAGAATTTCAGTGGGGAGAAGGGCCTTGCTCTGGCAATGGCCTTATGGGGCTTTGCCTCATATTTTTATGGAGAGTATTTGAAATCCAAACAGCCAGCCAATGTCACAGAGATTATTGGCCATGACTGA